A region from the Solibacillus sp. FSL H8-0523 genome encodes:
- a CDS encoding DNA internalization-related competence protein ComEC/Rec2 gives MLYLVNLWKHNWIYYALSVCISAIASFQSVRLLMLIGLLLLVCYVKKIWRWHLVGIAALGIVTYVYFSHEVSKLAQPVVLPAELTWTDEYKINGVMLRGFMKEANGEKLYVTYQIQSEQQKILLQSEQLAGQTYLVSGEQVAPSIPAHRYGFLMRRYLESKNARGIVEIESMTFVVAEKSLLQPIYNWRFHLKQHIEQTFPKSLAPEAQALLIGLQENVDEELSRAYQKLGITHLFAISGLHVALLSMLFFQLLLRLGVRREIASMLLLILLPIYAVLAGGAPSIWRAVSVVEFVMLAQYFRWRIPMDDALALSLIVFLLLEPGAIYQVGFQLSYLATYSLVYSSRILARYDNFWVQSFFITFVCQILVYPLLLHHFFEISLSSFIANIFFVPLFSFIILPINLLLFVLSFMPLPINQLIFTVYEPLRTWLTDIILVIQQPVIQMWNPGKPTLFWLVVLYGSVFVTFYLLDQRAKTIKIAMMLLIPAIAFHFQTSMHQDVKIAFVNVGQGDCIVIELPYRKSVILIDAGGLLRFGQEQWKERDTPYEVGRQVVVPYLKGRGIQKIDTFVLTHADADHVEGAEEVLREVRASEVHVTPNSLENAVMADFLQEAAKTNTIIVEKMAGDGWQIGDVRFDYIWPHETHYEGNNDSLVLLVRQGAFKALFTGDLEKEGEADIVRLYGESIANVDLLKAGHHGSKTSSIEEFVEKTYPKFVVFMAGENNRYQHPNSDVVNRFEQRNIPYLTTGYDGTIEFTIKKGIMQFEKSNNLFP, from the coding sequence ATGCTTTATTTGGTCAACTTATGGAAGCATAATTGGATTTACTATGCCTTATCGGTTTGTATTAGTGCAATCGCTAGTTTTCAATCGGTAAGGCTTTTAATGTTAATTGGGTTGCTTTTGTTAGTTTGCTATGTGAAAAAGATTTGGCGATGGCATTTAGTCGGCATTGCGGCGCTTGGTATTGTAACGTACGTTTATTTTAGCCACGAAGTCAGTAAATTAGCGCAGCCTGTTGTGTTGCCAGCAGAGTTAACGTGGACCGACGAATATAAAATAAACGGTGTGATGCTACGCGGCTTTATGAAGGAAGCCAATGGAGAAAAACTATACGTGACATACCAAATTCAAAGTGAGCAGCAAAAAATTTTGCTACAGTCTGAACAATTAGCGGGTCAAACTTATTTGGTAAGTGGTGAACAAGTGGCGCCTTCGATCCCGGCACATCGCTATGGGTTTTTAATGCGGCGTTATTTAGAAAGTAAAAATGCGCGTGGTATTGTGGAAATTGAGAGTATGACTTTTGTTGTCGCAGAAAAATCACTGTTACAGCCAATCTATAACTGGCGTTTTCATTTGAAACAGCATATTGAACAAACCTTTCCCAAATCACTTGCACCAGAGGCTCAGGCGCTACTTATCGGCTTACAGGAAAATGTCGATGAAGAATTAAGCCGCGCGTATCAAAAGCTTGGCATTACCCATTTATTTGCGATTTCAGGGCTACATGTAGCGTTGCTGTCGATGTTATTTTTTCAGCTACTGTTGCGACTTGGTGTGCGACGTGAAATAGCGAGTATGTTACTGCTTATTTTATTACCCATTTATGCAGTACTAGCAGGCGGTGCTCCGTCGATTTGGCGCGCGGTAAGTGTTGTAGAATTTGTCATGCTTGCACAGTATTTTCGTTGGAGAATCCCAATGGATGATGCATTAGCGCTTAGTTTAATTGTTTTTTTACTGCTTGAACCGGGTGCGATTTATCAGGTAGGCTTTCAATTATCTTATTTAGCAACATATAGCCTGGTTTATTCGAGTCGTATTTTAGCGCGCTATGATAATTTTTGGGTACAATCCTTTTTTATTACGTTTGTTTGTCAAATCCTCGTATATCCATTGTTATTACATCATTTTTTTGAAATTAGTTTATCTTCGTTCATTGCCAATATCTTTTTTGTTCCGTTATTTTCCTTCATCATTTTACCGATTAATCTACTCCTCTTTGTACTTTCCTTTATGCCACTCCCTATTAACCAATTGATTTTTACCGTTTATGAGCCACTGCGCACGTGGTTAACAGACATCATTCTTGTCATTCAGCAGCCCGTCATCCAAATGTGGAATCCCGGAAAACCGACACTGTTTTGGTTGGTTGTGCTGTACGGCTCTGTATTTGTTACGTTTTACCTACTAGATCAACGTGCAAAAACCATCAAAATTGCCATGATGTTACTGATTCCTGCGATTGCATTTCATTTCCAAACGTCTATGCATCAAGATGTAAAAATTGCCTTTGTCAATGTGGGGCAAGGCGACTGTATTGTCATTGAATTACCGTATCGAAAATCGGTTATTTTGATTGATGCAGGCGGCTTATTGCGGTTTGGACAAGAACAGTGGAAAGAGCGAGATACACCCTATGAAGTAGGACGGCAGGTAGTTGTTCCTTATTTAAAGGGGCGTGGGATTCAAAAAATTGATACGTTTGTGTTAACACATGCGGATGCTGATCATGTAGAGGGGGCAGAAGAGGTGCTACGGGAAGTTCGCGCATCAGAAGTCCATGTCACGCCAAATTCTCTCGAAAATGCGGTTATGGCTGATTTTTTACAAGAAGCAGCGAAGACAAATACAATCATTGTAGAAAAAATGGCGGGTGATGGCTGGCAAATCGGTGATGTCCGCTTTGATTATATATGGCCACACGAAACGCATTATGAAGGTAATAATGACTCGCTTGTGCTGCTGGTTCGTCAAGGGGCATTTAAAGCGCTTTTTACGGGTGATTTAGAAAAAGAAGGAGAGGCGGATATTGTCCGTTTATACGGGGAGTCAATTGCCAATGTCGACTTATTAAAAGCTGGTCACCATGGGAGTAAAACATCGAGTATTGAGGAATTTGTTGAAAAAACGTATCCGAAGTTTGTTGTTTTTATGGCGGGTGAAAATAATCGGTATCAGCATCCGAATAGTGATGTCGTCAATCGTTTTGAACAGCGTAACATTCCCTATTTGACGACGGGGTATGATGGAACGATTGAATTTACTATAAAGAAGGGTATCATGCAATTTGAAAAATCCAATAATTTATTTCCTTAA
- a CDS encoding ComE operon protein 2 produces MERITWDQFFMAQSHLLALRSTCTRLAVGATIVREKRIIAGGYNGSISGDEHCTEQGCYVIDNHCVRTVHAETNALLQCAKYGTPANGADLYVTHFPCLPCTKTIIQAGIKNVYYAKSYKNSPYALELFAKANVNVVHIPFDEAKIDFLKDEKFALTFEMLEKMRVLGANREELLPFEEKMHALFGQLMEA; encoded by the coding sequence ATGGAGCGTATTACTTGGGATCAATTTTTTATGGCACAAAGTCATTTACTTGCACTGCGCAGTACATGTACACGTTTAGCGGTAGGAGCAACAATTGTTCGTGAAAAACGCATTATTGCAGGTGGCTATAATGGTTCGATTTCAGGGGACGAGCACTGCACGGAGCAGGGCTGCTACGTCATTGATAATCATTGTGTACGTACTGTGCACGCTGAAACGAATGCACTTTTGCAATGTGCCAAATACGGAACACCGGCGAACGGTGCCGACCTGTATGTCACGCATTTCCCGTGTTTACCATGTACAAAAACGATTATCCAAGCAGGGATCAAAAATGTTTATTATGCAAAGAGCTATAAAAATAGTCCGTATGCATTAGAGTTATTTGCAAAAGCCAACGTGAATGTTGTACATATTCCGTTTGATGAGGCAAAAATTGATTTTCTAAAGGACGAAAAATTCGCCTTAACTTTTGAGATGCTTGAAAAGATGCGTGTGCTTGGTGCAAATCGTGAGGAATTGCTCCCGTTTGAGGAGAAGATGCATGCTTTATTTGGTCAACTTATGGAAGCATAA
- a CDS encoding helix-hairpin-helix domain-containing protein — protein sequence MPSFLEKYKKVLVIAGSVIGALLLYFFTMYEATEQSSIQTIEPITPLAALETTETEIIDNTAPEVFMIDVKGAVRYPGVYTLEEGMRIVDAIEAAGGYTEHANPTPINHAQKLQDEMVLYIPKIGEELSEELGTLVASASTSSASSAGGGISKTGKINLNKAGESELTQLPGVGPSKANAIIGHRTEHGNFQTIEDLKKVTGIGEKTFDQLKDLIDVK from the coding sequence ATGCCTTCATTTTTAGAGAAGTACAAAAAGGTGCTTGTGATTGCTGGAAGTGTAATCGGAGCATTGCTACTCTATTTTTTCACCATGTACGAAGCTACAGAACAATCCTCCATTCAAACGATAGAACCCATCACACCACTTGCCGCTCTTGAAACGACGGAAACTGAAATAATTGATAATACGGCACCAGAAGTCTTTATGATTGATGTGAAGGGGGCAGTTCGCTATCCAGGTGTTTATACGCTAGAAGAAGGTATGAGAATTGTTGATGCCATTGAAGCTGCTGGTGGATATACAGAGCATGCCAATCCAACGCCTATTAACCACGCACAGAAGCTTCAAGACGAAATGGTACTCTATATCCCTAAAATAGGTGAGGAGCTGTCAGAGGAGCTAGGAACGCTTGTAGCGAGTGCTTCGACAAGTTCTGCGTCAAGTGCTGGCGGTGGCATCAGTAAAACTGGCAAAATCAATTTAAATAAAGCAGGTGAAAGCGAGCTTACGCAATTACCAGGTGTTGGACCATCGAAGGCGAATGCCATTATTGGCCACCGCACCGAGCATGGAAATTTCCAAACAATCGAGGATTTAAAAAAGGTAACCGGTATCGGTGAAAAAACGTTTGATCAGTTAAAAGACTTAATTGATGTAAAGTAG
- a CDS encoding methyltransferase domain-containing protein — translation MNSYERFAEVYDELMTDIPYAQYVEWISRFAPATQYKNLLDIGCGTGTLACLLHEAGYNVTGIDLSEDMLSVASARMNANGISMPLYAMSMDELDGFDNLDVAIIPIDSINYVKEEANVFETLKRIYESLRDGGQLFFDVHSLFKMDSIFLDGPFTYDDGEITYVWHTEPGDFEHSVYHQMTFFVQTENGLFERFDEEHFQRTFAIKQYEAWLTELGFTSVEVTSDWSDEAPHDESERIFIRAVK, via the coding sequence ATGAATAGTTACGAGCGCTTTGCTGAAGTGTACGACGAGCTTATGACAGACATTCCGTACGCACAGTACGTTGAATGGATTTCACGTTTTGCACCAGCGACGCAGTACAAAAACTTGCTTGATATTGGTTGCGGTACAGGTACGTTAGCATGTCTGTTACACGAAGCAGGCTACAACGTGACAGGTATTGATTTATCTGAGGACATGCTTTCAGTAGCAAGTGCACGTATGAACGCAAACGGCATTTCAATGCCATTATACGCGATGAGTATGGATGAATTAGATGGTTTTGACAACTTAGATGTTGCGATTATCCCGATTGATTCGATTAATTACGTAAAAGAAGAAGCGAACGTCTTTGAAACATTGAAGCGTATTTACGAAAGTTTACGCGATGGCGGGCAGTTATTCTTTGATGTGCACTCATTATTTAAAATGGATTCGATCTTTTTAGATGGCCCATTTACGTATGATGACGGTGAAATTACGTATGTTTGGCATACAGAGCCAGGAGACTTCGAGCATTCGGTGTATCATCAAATGACGTTTTTTGTGCAAACAGAGAATGGCTTATTTGAACGCTTTGATGAAGAACATTTCCAGCGAACATTTGCTATAAAACAATACGAAGCATGGTTAACAGAGCTTGGCTTTACATCGGTTGAAGTAACATCAGATTGGTCTGATGAAGCACCTCACGATGAAAGTGAACGTATTTTTATTCGCGCGGTAAAATAA
- the rsfS gene encoding ribosome silencing factor, giving the protein MNDTLLNITYKAIDDKRGEDIVALNMQGISLLADYFIIAEGSSERQVQAIAREIKAQAEEAGFEVKKLEGLDTARWILVDMGDVVAHIFHKDERAYYNLERLWGDAPQLDAIQSEDE; this is encoded by the coding sequence ATGAATGATACATTATTAAATATTACCTATAAAGCAATCGACGACAAGCGAGGCGAGGATATCGTTGCACTTAACATGCAAGGTATTTCGTTATTAGCAGATTACTTCATCATCGCTGAAGGTAGCTCAGAGCGTCAAGTACAAGCGATTGCACGCGAAATTAAAGCTCAAGCTGAAGAAGCTGGCTTTGAAGTGAAAAAACTTGAAGGTCTTGACACAGCACGTTGGATTTTAGTAGACATGGGCGATGTTGTGGCACATATCTTCCACAAAGACGAGCGCGCATATTACAACCTAGAGCGTTTATGGGGAGATGCTCCACAGCTAGACGCAATTCAATCAGAAGATGAATAG
- the yqeK gene encoding bis(5'-nucleosyl)-tetraphosphatase (symmetrical) YqeK, with protein sequence MERQAMLAIIKDRMPEKRYIHTIGVMETAIHLAKRYGQDEKKAEIAAIFHDIAKYADVEWMKKIVYEEHLDPRLLDWNSEILHGPVGAWIVQNEYAIEDEDILNAIRFHTTGRANMTLLDKIIYVADMIEPNRKFPGVKALREVAKLSLEDAFRACVTHSLTFLIEAQIAIYPVSIECYNSLMREE encoded by the coding sequence ATGGAGCGTCAAGCAATGTTAGCGATTATTAAAGATCGCATGCCAGAAAAACGTTACATTCATACAATTGGAGTAATGGAAACGGCAATTCATTTAGCAAAACGATATGGACAAGATGAAAAAAAAGCCGAAATTGCGGCGATTTTCCATGATATCGCCAAATATGCCGATGTAGAATGGATGAAAAAGATCGTTTACGAGGAGCATTTAGACCCTCGACTACTTGATTGGAACAGTGAAATTTTACACGGACCAGTTGGCGCATGGATTGTTCAAAATGAGTACGCGATAGAAGATGAAGACATTTTAAACGCAATTCGCTTCCATACAACAGGCCGAGCGAATATGACCCTATTAGATAAAATAATTTATGTTGCAGATATGATCGAACCAAATCGCAAATTCCCGGGTGTAAAAGCGTTACGAGAAGTTGCAAAATTAAGCTTAGAAGATGCCTTCCGAGCTTGTGTGACCCATTCCTTAACGTTTTTGATCGAGGCACAAATTGCGATTTATCCGGTATCAATCGAATGCTACAACAGCTTAATGAGAGAGGAATAA
- a CDS encoding nicotinate-nucleotide adenylyltransferase, producing the protein MKKIGLLGGTFNPPHIGHLIMANEVYAALDLTEVRFMPNAKAPHKEATTSATNAQRLKMVELAIQDVPYFSASTFELERGGVSYTYDTMKAMCEQEPDVEFYFIIGGDMIDSLHTWYRIDELVELVQFVGVKRPGSEAKTDYNVRMVEVPEINLSSTFIRNRLQQQGPLQFLLPEEVERYIREEGLYGASSNVSDY; encoded by the coding sequence ATGAAGAAGATTGGTCTTTTGGGAGGTACATTTAATCCACCACATATCGGGCATTTAATTATGGCAAATGAGGTGTATGCAGCGCTTGATTTAACGGAAGTGCGCTTTATGCCGAATGCGAAAGCACCGCATAAGGAAGCCACCACATCTGCCACGAATGCGCAACGCCTGAAAATGGTTGAACTGGCGATTCAAGATGTACCTTACTTCTCTGCCTCTACGTTCGAACTAGAGCGCGGAGGTGTATCCTATACGTATGATACGATGAAGGCGATGTGTGAACAGGAGCCTGATGTGGAATTTTATTTCATTATCGGTGGCGACATGATCGACTCGCTTCATACATGGTATCGCATTGATGAGCTGGTAGAACTTGTTCAGTTTGTCGGTGTGAAGCGTCCGGGTTCTGAAGCAAAAACCGATTACAATGTACGGATGGTGGAAGTGCCGGAGATTAATCTTTCTTCAACATTTATTCGCAATCGATTACAACAGCAAGGTCCTCTGCAGTTTTTATTACCAGAGGAGGTAGAACGTTATATTCGGGAGGAAGGTCTTTATGGAGCGTCAAGCAATGTTAGCGATTATTAA
- the yhbY gene encoding ribosome assembly RNA-binding protein YhbY yields the protein MLTGKQKRFLRAEAHHLDPIFQVGKGGVNDAMLTQLRDVLEARELIKVRILDNCEDDKHDVAQTLAAGTRAELVQLIGLTVVLYKESRNNKKIALPKVQAK from the coding sequence ATGTTAACAGGTAAACAAAAACGTTTTTTACGTGCTGAGGCACATCATTTAGATCCAATTTTTCAAGTAGGTAAAGGCGGCGTGAACGATGCGATGCTTACACAATTACGTGACGTATTAGAAGCACGTGAATTAATTAAAGTACGTATTTTAGACAACTGCGAAGATGACAAACACGATGTAGCACAAACATTGGCTGCTGGTACACGCGCAGAGCTAGTACAATTAATCGGTTTAACAGTTGTTTTATATAAAGAATCTCGTAACAACAAAAAAATCGCATTACCAAAAGTACAAGCGAAATAA
- the aroE gene encoding shikimate dehydrogenase — protein sequence MKKWFAVIGDPIAQSKSPEMHNAWYEQGNVDATYIPIHVKPEELQQAVASFKLLGASGWNVTIPHKQTILPFLDELDELAKKMGAVNTVVRTAQGKLKGYNTDGPGFVKSLEAAIGHEKRTEPVLLIGAGGAARGIAFALQMAGYENITIANRTVEKAQQIVDELNSGTAITMQQAEQNLASYQIFIQTTPAGMSTGDFALPFSLEKFPTGAIAADIVYNPLMTPFLQAAEQKGATIVNGLGMFVHQGAIAYEHWLGNYPNTNAMIARLTEQLGGK from the coding sequence ATGAAAAAGTGGTTTGCGGTTATTGGAGATCCGATTGCTCAATCAAAATCTCCTGAAATGCACAATGCGTGGTATGAACAGGGGAACGTGGATGCAACCTATATTCCAATACACGTAAAGCCTGAAGAGTTACAGCAGGCGGTTGCGTCGTTTAAGCTGCTAGGTGCTAGTGGTTGGAACGTCACAATTCCACATAAACAAACGATACTCCCTTTTTTAGATGAGTTAGATGAATTAGCAAAAAAAATGGGTGCCGTCAACACAGTCGTACGTACAGCACAGGGGAAGTTGAAGGGCTATAACACAGATGGTCCAGGCTTTGTAAAGTCACTTGAAGCAGCAATTGGTCATGAAAAGCGTACTGAACCCGTATTATTAATTGGGGCAGGTGGCGCAGCACGTGGTATTGCTTTCGCGCTCCAAATGGCAGGCTATGAAAACATTACCATTGCCAATCGTACAGTAGAAAAGGCACAGCAAATTGTTGATGAACTAAATTCTGGTACAGCGATTACGATGCAACAAGCGGAACAAAACTTAGCTTCGTACCAAATTTTTATTCAAACAACCCCTGCAGGAATGTCAACAGGCGACTTTGCATTACCATTTTCGCTTGAAAAGTTCCCAACAGGCGCAATTGCGGCCGATATTGTGTATAATCCATTAATGACGCCTTTTTTGCAAGCGGCTGAGCAAAAAGGTGCAACAATTGTCAACGGCTTAGGCATGTTCGTCCATCAAGGTGCGATTGCTTATGAGCATTGGTTAGGCAATTATCCAAATACAAATGCAATGATTGCTCGTTTAACAGAGCAATTAGGAGGAAAATAG
- the yqeH gene encoding ribosome biogenesis GTPase YqeH, whose protein sequence is MNEMPQCIGCGTLIQTEDKNGLGYAPQSSLEKETIICQRCFRLKNYNEIQPVSLTDDDFLRILNGLGEQEGLIVKIVDIFDFNGSWLPGLHRFVGNNPVLLVANKADLLPKSVKDQKVVNWLKREAKALGLKPIDVKLVSAHKGMGMQEVVEAIEEYRNGQDVYVVGCTNVGKSTFINRIIKQATGEGEVITTSHFPGTTLDMIGIPLDDGSALFDTPGIINHHQMAHHIDSSELKYIMPKKEIKPKVYQQNEGQTLFIGALARFDFIKGERSAFTVHIANDLPIHRTKLEKADTLYAEHKGELLAPPTAAHIDKLPELVRHEFSIKEAKTDVVISGLGWVTVQHAGVVVAAYAPRGVEVFVRPSLI, encoded by the coding sequence ATGAACGAAATGCCACAATGTATTGGCTGTGGAACACTGATTCAAACAGAAGATAAGAACGGATTAGGCTACGCGCCACAATCTTCACTAGAAAAGGAAACGATTATTTGTCAACGTTGTTTCCGTTTAAAAAACTACAATGAAATCCAACCAGTAAGCTTAACAGATGACGACTTTTTACGTATTTTAAATGGTCTTGGCGAGCAGGAAGGCCTAATCGTAAAAATCGTTGATATTTTTGATTTCAACGGCAGCTGGTTACCAGGTTTACACCGCTTTGTCGGGAATAACCCGGTACTATTAGTAGCAAACAAAGCGGACCTTTTACCGAAATCTGTAAAAGACCAAAAAGTTGTAAACTGGCTAAAACGCGAAGCAAAAGCGTTAGGTTTAAAACCAATCGATGTCAAACTTGTCTCTGCGCATAAAGGTATGGGGATGCAAGAGGTTGTCGAAGCGATTGAAGAATACCGTAATGGACAAGATGTGTATGTAGTAGGTTGTACAAACGTAGGGAAATCAACGTTCATCAACCGTATTATTAAGCAAGCAACAGGTGAAGGTGAAGTTATTACAACATCACACTTCCCAGGAACAACGCTTGATATGATTGGCATTCCACTAGATGACGGTTCTGCGTTATTTGATACACCAGGGATTATCAATCACCATCAAATGGCACACCACATTGATTCAAGTGAATTGAAATACATTATGCCAAAAAAAGAAATTAAACCAAAAGTGTACCAACAAAATGAAGGCCAAACGTTATTTATTGGCGCATTAGCACGTTTTGATTTCATTAAAGGTGAGCGTTCAGCATTTACTGTACACATTGCAAATGACTTACCAATTCACCGCACGAAGCTAGAAAAAGCAGATACATTATACGCTGAGCACAAAGGTGAGCTTTTAGCACCACCGACAGCTGCGCATATTGATAAGCTGCCAGAATTAGTACGCCATGAGTTTTCAATTAAAGAAGCAAAAACAGACGTAGTAATTTCAGGCCTAGGTTGGGTTACGGTTCAGCATGCAGGCGTTGTTGTTGCAGCATATGCACCTCGAGGGGTAGAAGTATTCGTTCGCCCTTCATTAATCTAA
- a CDS encoding YqeG family HAD IIIA-type phosphatase produces MYSFLLPNEFVTSIFEVTPEKLTNLGIKGIITDLDNTLVEWDRADATEELVAWFDMMRDAGIKIIIASNNNEQRVRAFAEPHGIPFIYRAKKPLGKAYYDAMVQLRLRRDEVAMMGDQLLTDVMGAKRQKIYTFLVRPVADSDGLVTKFNRFVERRVYNDLKRKGQYPWQD; encoded by the coding sequence TTGTATAGCTTTTTATTACCAAATGAATTTGTCACGAGTATTTTCGAAGTAACGCCCGAAAAATTAACCAACTTAGGCATTAAAGGCATTATTACTGATTTAGATAATACGCTAGTTGAATGGGATCGTGCGGATGCAACGGAAGAGCTGGTTGCGTGGTTTGATATGATGCGAGATGCAGGTATTAAAATTATCATTGCGTCAAACAACAATGAACAGCGTGTCCGAGCTTTTGCAGAGCCACACGGAATTCCATTTATTTATCGTGCAAAAAAACCTCTAGGCAAGGCATATTATGATGCAATGGTGCAATTGCGCTTACGCCGTGATGAGGTTGCCATGATGGGAGATCAACTATTAACGGATGTAATGGGTGCAAAACGCCAAAAAATTTACACGTTTTTAGTGCGCCCTGTCGCAGATTCAGACGGCCTTGTGACAAAGTTTAATCGCTTTGTAGAGCGTCGTGTATACAATGATTTAAAACGAAAAGGGCAATATCCTTGGCAAGACTAA
- a CDS encoding phosphatidylserine decarboxylase: protein MKEKLYQSLIELSNGKLSSKVLKTVAQSRLSKSFIKSYTTIYGINLTEVSKKPQQFTSLHDFFVRELKQELRPVDGRVNVFTSPVDAKIEAYGDVIDGMTFTVKNKPYSLAALLGSTKEAKRYEDGQYIVFYLSPADYHRIHSPIDGQISRQYVLGQKSYPVNQIGLEYGKKPISHNYRMISEINYDDIHQTAFIKVGATFVNSIKLTNTTTEWTKGEEIGYFAFGSTVVMLFEKDAIAFCDNVTHGAKIKMGEAFATML from the coding sequence ATGAAAGAAAAATTGTATCAAAGTTTGATTGAACTTTCCAATGGGAAGCTTTCTTCAAAGGTGCTTAAAACCGTTGCGCAGTCTCGACTAAGTAAATCTTTCATTAAAAGCTATACTACCATATACGGAATTAATCTAACGGAAGTTTCAAAAAAGCCTCAACAATTTACGAGCTTGCATGATTTTTTTGTACGTGAGTTAAAACAAGAACTACGCCCGGTAGATGGACGTGTTAATGTGTTCACAAGTCCAGTAGATGCGAAAATTGAAGCGTACGGCGATGTCATCGATGGGATGACGTTTACGGTGAAAAATAAACCATATTCACTCGCGGCGCTTTTAGGTTCAACCAAGGAAGCAAAACGTTACGAAGATGGACAGTATATTGTATTTTATTTAAGCCCAGCTGATTATCATCGTATACATAGTCCGATTGATGGACAGATTTCCCGCCAATATGTGCTTGGACAAAAATCGTATCCAGTAAATCAAATCGGGCTTGAATATGGCAAGAAACCAATTAGTCATAATTACCGTATGATTAGTGAAATTAATTATGACGATATACACCAAACTGCATTTATTAAAGTCGGTGCGACATTTGTCAATTCGATTAAATTAACGAATACAACGACTGAGTGGACAAAGGGAGAAGAGATTGGCTACTTTGCTTTTGGTTCAACGGTTGTCATGCTATTTGAAAAAGATGCCATTGCGTTTTGTGACAATGTAACACATGGTGCGAAGATAAAGATGGGAGAAGCATTTGCTACTATGTTATAA
- the pssA gene encoding CDP-diacylglycerol--serine O-phosphatidyltransferase translates to MFLFQKVDSTMKKIKANAANIITITNMSFGGAAIMATLNDAYSYSVLLIFIAAFLDRYDGKVARKFNQESELGKQLDSMADIISFGVAPALLMYEMTLIDAGVTGMMMPVLFIAAGAIRLARFNVMDSTGYFVGLPITAAGTLLTFSYFFSHVLSTQFYMILFPVLALLMVSTFTLKKV, encoded by the coding sequence ATGTTTCTATTTCAAAAGGTGGATTCCACTATGAAAAAGATAAAAGCAAATGCTGCAAATATTATAACAATTACCAACATGTCATTTGGTGGGGCTGCAATTATGGCTACGCTAAATGATGCGTATAGCTATAGCGTCCTTTTAATTTTTATCGCAGCATTTTTAGATCGATACGATGGGAAAGTTGCACGTAAATTTAATCAAGAGTCAGAATTAGGGAAACAACTCGATTCAATGGCGGATATTATTTCATTCGGTGTTGCACCAGCACTGTTAATGTATGAAATGACTTTAATCGACGCTGGCGTTACAGGTATGATGATGCCTGTATTATTTATCGCTGCAGGCGCGATTCGTTTAGCACGCTTTAATGTAATGGACTCAACTGGCTATTTTGTTGGGTTACCGATCACAGCAGCCGGAACGTTATTAACGTTTTCATATTTTTTCTCTCATGTACTATCAACTCAATTTTACATGATTTTATTCCCCGTTCTTGCCCTACTGATGGTAAGTACATTCACATTAAAGAAAGTGTAG